The following proteins come from a genomic window of Micromonas commoda chromosome 2, complete sequence:
- a CDS encoding predicted protein — MGRARWRWGAWARTRRTTTRSSWGTETRRDPLGPRLFFDLRHARVVSRNLENSTRRNAKVVYVNSVTEPFLFPPKKDLLPATNFIFRPFSWETEKRD; from the coding sequence atggggcGAGCAAGGTGGCGATGGGGAGcctgggcgcggacgaggaggacgacgacgaggtcgtcctGGGGGACTGAGACGCGACGAGACCCTTTGGGACCGAGACTGTTTTTCGATCTGCGCCACGCTCGCGTGGTGAGCCGCAATCTTGAAAATTCCACGCGACGCAACGCAAAAGTTGTCTATGTGAATTCAGTCACCGAACCATTCCTGTTTCCCCCAAAAAAAGATCTTTTGCCAGCCACGAATTTCATTTTCCGGCCGTTTTCGTGGGAAACGGAAAAACGTGACTAA
- the ARSB gene encoding arsenite-antimonite efflux family (P-protein homolog (tyrosine transporter)), with translation MGERRSLDGGSRRRTENGADDAEDLPPEEQYEPEHGHTLSAMQGRGMRRELSRHTFFGVEGFEGEPVVTADETMSAGSPTLSPLSTPSHTLTGAESSTLSQEVEASKPKVITAADRRPSMPASAGHARLDDLFPVPEKKPAVAAQQRTSNGSDASEEEVTLSFADVDGKGTSDDKKQGKSALERLMDAEARARSNGGGVGRSVNARASIDVVNRSGGSFGFGSARFKPSNGESSKPKPRKSAGAGAGGETSSFDRREALRAVARDVESLMLISEALSAKDMPVLSRRLRHGLTRIQDNARVGYKDEGLHARKVAASHRVNRWELFKEAAHEMTLDKEGRRRMSMAGQGILGSIPSKVLEELDSSVHGGGHGGRGGGEALTLKQHVVRASIVGFSLLILCCIPHIVHQYAPDAGIQATTGSFTLGADPVLMPLSHKHNGLYEITVGAGVCEHQTPAADSAHTNNTYYQAKIELVQDGEVLRYDKLKLHDLGTAAAAGRRRGLLGVGGGGGPVGADVYDHFYFDVRPNQAGSYVNVRASSDCPVPVGLSIEAITTGPIGSVQHWIALALLIAVFALIITEVVHRTLIAFMGAASVLFILALEHRLPSVYTIMGWMDHSTLALLWGMMVIVALLARSGIFEFCSVRLIEFSKGDMWRLTLLLMLFDCILSAFLDNVSTMLLMGPVIISLCKAIDMDPRPMLIPMALFGNIGGTSTMIGDPPNLIIGNAFKEEIGFVDFMKVLAPGVILVLFPTLFFLKRYYGKEVYDRKIDVDMQMLRDKYPIRDHALLARCGIILGFVLMLFFLHPVVHFEPAYAALFGAIAILLMGSTEDFEHAIEKVEWDSLLFFAGLFVFTEGIAELGLLRIIADQLSSVIEKVPVGQRAIVSSALIQVVAAVASAFVDNIPFTTTMIPVIRRMATNVEGLEIQPLAWALCFGADMGGMGTIIGASANVVMAGIAAEAGYPVSFMSFFRIGWPMMCIAICVTVPYLCLMIQVGYV, from the coding sequence ATGGGCGAGAGGAGaagcctcgacggcggctcgcgtcgcaggaCCGAGAACggagccgacgacgcggaggacctCCCCCCGGAGGAACAGTACGAGCCGGAGCACGGGCACACCCTCTCCGCAATGCAGGGCCGGGGGATGCGACGGGAGCTGTCGCGGCACACGTtcttcggcgtcgaggggtTCGAGGGGGAGCCCGTGGTGACGGCCGACGAAACAATGTCCGCCGGGTCCCCCACGCTCTCGCCGTTGTCCACACCCTCGCACACGCTGACCGGCGCCGAGTCATCCACCCTCTCccaggaggtggaggcgtcCAAGCCGAAGGTGATTACCGCGGCGGACCGCCGACCGTCCatgcccgcgtccgcgggacACGCGAGGCTCGACGACCTCTTCCCGGTTCCCGAGAAGAAACCCGCGGTGGCTGCGCAGCAAAGGACGTCCAACGGGTCAGacgcgtccgaggaggaggtcacgctctcgttcgcggacgtggacggcaAGGGAACGAGCGACGACAAAAAGCAGGGCAAGAGCGCGCTGGAGCGGCtcatggacgcggaggcgcgcgcgcggtcgaacggcggcggcgtcggcaggTCCGTCAACGCCAGGGCGTCCATCGACGTGGTGAACAGATCCGGCGGTTCGTTCGGCTTCGGCTCCGCGCGATTCAAACCGTCGAACGGCGAGTCGTCCAAGCCCAAGCCGCGAAAGAGCGCGGGAGCCGGAGCGGGGGGCGAGACGTCATCGTTCGACCGCCGAGAGGCGCTACGCGCGGtggcccgcgacgtcgagtccCTCATGCTCATCTCCGAGGCCCTCTCCGCCAAGGACATGCCGGTGCTgtcgaggaggctgaggcaCGGCCTGACGCGGATCCAGGATAACGCCAGGGTTGGGTACAAGGACGAGGGCCTCCACGCGAGGAAGGTTgccgcgtcgcaccgcgTGAACCGCTGGGAGCTGTTCAAGGAGGCTGCGCACGAGATGACGTTAGACAAGGAGGGCCGGCGTAGGATGAGCATGGCGGGGCAGGGGATCCTCGGGAGCATCCCGTCCAAGGTTCTCGAGGAGCTGGATTCGTccgtgcacggcggcggccatggcgggcgcggcggcggcgaggcgctcacGCTCAAACagcacgtcgtccgcgcgagcATCGTCGGATTCTCCCTCCTCATCCTCTGCTGCATTCCCCACATCGTCCACCAGtacgcgcccgacgccgggaTCCAGGCCACCACCGGGTCCTTCACCCTCGGGGCGGACCCCGTTCTGATGCCGCTGTCGCACAAGCACAACGGCCTCTACGAAATaaccgtcggcgccggcgtctgCGAACACCAGACGCCGGCCGCGGACTCCGCGCACACCAACAACACGTACTACCAGGCGAAAATTGAGCTGGTACAGGACGGTGAGGTGCTCCGGTACGATAAGCTGAAGCTCCACGACctgggcaccgcggcggcggcggggcgaaggAGAGGgctgctcggcgtcggcggcggcggcggccccgtCGGCGCAGACGTCTACGACCACTTCTACTTCGACGTCAGACCCAACCAGGCCGGCTCGTACGTCAACGtcagggcgtcgagcgatTGCCCGGTCCCGGTCGGCCTGTCCATCGAGGCGATCACGACCGGCCCGATAGGCTCGGTGCAACACTGGATCGCGCTGGCGCTTCTCATTGCGGTTTTCGCGTTGATCATCACGGAGGTTGTTCACCGCACCCTAATCGCGTTcatgggcgcggcgtccgtgcttttcatcctcgcgctcgagcacaGGCTACCGAGCGTGTACACCATCATGGGCTGGATGGATCACAGCACGCTGGCGCTGCTGTGGGGTATGATGGTGATTGTCGCGCTTCTGGCCAGGAGCGGCATCTTCGAGTTTTGTAGCGTCAGGCTCATTGAGTTCAGCAAAGGGGACATGTGGCGGCTCACTCTGCTGCTCATGCTCTTTGACTGCATCCTGAGCGCTTTTCTGGACAACGTCTCCACCATGCTGCTGATGGGCCCGGTGATAATATCGCTGTGCAAGGCGATTGACATGGACCCAAGGCCAATGCTCATCCCCATGGCGCTCTTCGGGAACATCGGCGGCACGTCCACAATGATTGGCGACCCGCCCAACTTGATAATCGGCAACGCGTTCAAGGAGGAGATCGGATTCGTAGACTTCATGAAGGTTCTCGCGCCTGGCGTGATCCTCGTCCTGTTTCCGACCCTATTCTTCCTAAAGCGTTACTATGGAAAGGAGGTGTATGATAGGAAGATTGATGTCGACATGCAGATGCTCAGGGACAAGTACCCCATCCGCGACCACGCCCTGCTCGCGAGGTGCGGTATAATCCTGGGATTTGTGCTTATGCTCTTCTTCCTCCACCCGGTGGTGCACTTTGAACCCGCGTACGCTGCGCTgttcggcgcgatcgccatCCTGTTGATGGGCTCGACTGAAGATTTTGAGCACGCGATTGAGAAGGTCGAATGGGACTCGCTTCTGTTCTTCGCGGGACTGTTCGTGTTCACCGAGGGCATCGCTGAGCTTGGTTTGCTGCGCATCATCGCTGACCAGCTCAGCAGCGTGATCGAGAAGGTTCCCGTTGGTCAGAGGGCAATCGTGTCGAGTGCTTTGATCCAAGttgtcgccgcggtggcgtctgCTTTTGTCGACAACATCCCGTTTACCACAACGATGATACCGGTCATCAGGCGGATGGCCACCAACGTAGAGGGGCTAGAGATCCAGCCGCTCGCGTGGGCTCTGTGCTTCGGCGCTGACATGGGGGGTATGGGGACTATCATCGGCGCTAGCGCGAACGTGGTGATggcgggcatcgccgcggaggctgggtACCCGGTGAGCTTCATGAGCTTCTTCCGGATCGGCTGGCCGATGATGTGTATCGCCATTTGCGTCACCGTGCCTTATCTGTGCCTCATGATTCAGGTGGGATACGTGTAA
- a CDS encoding predicted protein: protein MATKKLPKCRPLGSSGLMVTEVCLGTMTFGIQNTEEDAHAQLDYAVKERGVNFIDTAEMYPVPSSAAGWKPGTTEEYIGTWIEKNPALRSEIVLATKVAGYNPGSETGGNRFVPPKPKADCRLDRESVLMACDASLRRLRTDYIDLYQLHWPDRYAPNFGQSVYDPKQERDAVPIKETVAALGELIAAGKIRHYGLSNETTYGVCEFVRAADELGVPRPVSIQNSFCLLHRTFETELAEACAPSHYDIGLLPWTPLAGGALSGKYLHGKKPAEGRLVKYPNFMQRYLNAPSVEATEAYDAIAKEAGISLATLSLAWCRTRWYCASTIIGATTMEQLKENIDAFDTDLVTLSEETLKAIDDVHFARRDPCMIPSSAPPRALR from the coding sequence ATGGCGACGAAAAAGTTGCCCAAGTGCAGGCCGCTCGGTTCGTCCGGCCTCATGGTCACCGAGGTGTGCTTGGGGACCATGACTTTCGGCATTCAGAAtaccgaggaggacgcgcacgcTCAGCTGGATTACGCCGTcaaggagcgcggcgtcaaCTTCATCGACACCGCGGAGATGTATCCCGTCCCGTCCAGCGCAGCCGGGTGGAAACCGGGGACCACCGAGGAGTACATCGGAACCTGGATCGAGAAGAACCCCGCGCTCAGGTCGGAGATCGTCCTCGCGACCAAGGTGGCGGGCTACAACCCGGGATCCGAGACGGGCGGCAACCGCTTCGTGCCCCCGAAGCCCAAGGCTGACtgccgcctcgaccgcgagTCCGTCCTGATGGcctgcgacgcgtcgctgcgCAGGCTCAGGACCGATTACATCGACCTCTACCAGCTCCACTGGCCCGACCGATACGCGCCCAACTTCGGCCAGAGCGTCTACGACCCGAagcaggagcgcgacgccgtgcccATCAAGgagaccgtcgcggcgctcggcgagctcatcgccgcgggaaaGATTCGCCACTACGGCCTAAGCAACGAGACCACCTACGGAGTCTGCGAGTttgtccgcgccgccgacgagctcggcgtgccCAGGCCGGTGTCGATCCAGAACTCGTTCTGCCTGCTGCACCGCACGTTCGagacggagctcgcggaggcgtgcgcgccgagccACTACGACATCGGCCTGCTCCCGTGGAccccgctcgcgggcggcgccctctCGGGTAAGTATCTCCACGGCAAGAAGCCGGCGGAGGGCAGGCTGGTGAAGTACCCCAACTTCATGCAGAGGTACCTGAACGCGCCGTCcgtggaggcgacggaggcgtaCGATGCgatcgcgaaggaggcggggATCTCTctcgcgacgctctcgcTGGCGTGGTGCCGCACGAGATGGTACTGCGCCTCCACCATCATCGGCGCCACCACCATGGAGCAGCTCAAGGAAAACATCGACGCGTTTGACACCGACCTGGTGACACTGAGCGAGGAGACGCTGaaggcgatcgacgacgtgcaCTTCGCGAGGAGGGACCCGTGCATGATCCCATCCTcggccccgccccgcgcgctgaGGTAG
- a CDS encoding ATP-binding cassette superfamily (multispecific organic anion/multidrug (ABCC/MRP-type)) — protein MDGEEARLARLEADFATPEERKKREPFLPALTWPLWRCFGATILTGSFFKLLNDLIQFLPAIVLGGFLRYIAGKPHYLSGLNLSDDEYGVIYCFLMFTLPVLRTLCEQVYFYYAQASGICIKGSLSTSVYRKTMRLSAAGRDGGTTGEVLNHMQLDAQRVGDLMLFINVLWSGVLQTVGYMALLYYYIGWAAVGGFTIMVVLVPLQKYFFKVIAALRGDQMKLTDRRVKLQNEALSGVKILKLNAWEDPLREEVEQVRGEEIKKGEKIANVNAVNMSIMNTGPTLVALAAFGIYAGIMREPMVPEVIFPALTLFSLLRFPVMFYPRCLSLCADAIVALRRLQKYFLLPEAAATTMELPTDSMSEPDALVASISGGYFHWTAPGPTEQPFLKDINLELRRGKLTVVVGTVGSGKSALISALLGDMHQCDGSDGAPGIGGAPNIRGTVAYVAQVAWVQSLSLKDNVLFGRTMDEAQYREALDVACMEADVEQLPHGDETEIGEKGITLSGGQKQRTAIARAVYADADLVVMDDPLSALDAHVGKDLFRKCIRGALREKAVLLVTHQLQFVNQADHVIVMSQGKIAERGTYDELVTKEGSVFKALMESYHGEESDSESEPGDDEKQDTEGHAEDMDGDSKDLRKSKDLAPLAAAAAGVAGGGAEIKAKMDSTDTGNTITKEARGEGAISFKTYKTYVSKMGSPMWLLFLLAMVTFERLLSVYTSVWLAYWSENHYDLPQGDYLAIYAGIGIGQAAVSWARTFMWALASLVAANKLHLALFRATLSTRLSFFDVTPLGRVIQRFTKDTAVLDNTLGNSVSSFTSFGLLLLGTLAVMAWVMPALMPCLVPIGALYFYVQYFFRPGYREAKRLDGISGSPVYSHFGETLTGISTIRAFGHQRRFINENETRISINQRADYTQKCGCDRWLPVRLETIGNSITFVVAVLGVWQRGSTYAALVGLTLSYAIDMTGLLSWLIRIISELESNMVSVERISEYTELETEESTGAIVKGGPKKPPSGWPPAGAISFERLEMRYRPSLPLVLKGISFDVKAGEKVGICGRTGSGKSSLIVALWRLVEPSGGRVWLDGTDTGTLSLKDLRSRITCIPQDPILFSGNVRDNLDPFKQHGDEELWFALEAVQLKQAVGEHGLGLAAPVAEYGENYSAGQRQMLCLARALLRDTKIVCLDEATASVDLETDKVMQDVIADQFASRTILTIAHRINTIIENDKVVCLEHGRLQRMDSPAAMLRDPESMFAKLVAETGEQSARNLRARAEECDAARVAGLPIRRVGSKDRIKTAGSKENLASPLGK, from the exons atggacggaGAGGAGGCTcggctcgcgaggctcgaggcAGATTTCGCCACGCCGGAGGAGAGGAAGAAGCGCGAGCCCTTCCTCCCGGCGCTGACCTGGCCGCTGTGGAGGTGCttcggcgcgacgatccTGACCGGGTCCTTCTTCAAGCTCCTCAACGACCTCATCCAGTTCCTCCCCGCCATCGTCCTCGGAGGCTTCCTTCGGTACATTGCCGGCAAGCCCCACTACCTCAGCGGGCTCAACCTCAGCGATGACGAGTATGGCGTCATCTACTGCTTCCTGATGTTCACCCTGCCGGTGTTGAGGACTCTCTGCGAGCAGGTATACTTCTATTACGCGCAAGCCTCCGGGATCTGCATCAAGGGTTCGCTGTCCACGTCCGTGTACCGCAAGACAATGCGgctgagcgcggcgggtcgcgacggAGGCACCACCGGCGAGGTTCTCAACCACATGCAGCTGgacgcgcagcgcgtcgggGACCTGATGCTGTTCATCAACGTTCTGTGGTCGGGGGTGCTGCAGACGGTGGGATACATGGCGCTGCTGTACTATTACATCGGCTGGGCGGCCGTCGGGGGGTTCACCATCATGGTAGTTCTGGTCCCGCTGCAAAAGTATTTCTTCaaggtcatcgccgcgcttcgcggAGATCAGATGAAGCTGACGGACAGGCGCGTGAAGCTGCAGAACGAGGCGCTCAGCGGCGTTAAGATATTGAAGCTGAACGCGTGGGAAGACCcgctgcgcgaggaggtggagcaGGTGCGCGGGGAGGAGATTAAGAAGGGTGAGAAGATTGCCAACGTCAACGCGGTGAACATGTCCATCATGAACACCGGGCCGACGCTCGTGGCTCTCGCCGCGTTTGGAATATACGCTGGGATCATGCGTGAGCCGATGGTTCCCGAGGTGATCTTCCCGGCGCTCACGCTCTTCTCCCTGCTCAGGTTTCCCGTGATGTTCTACCCGCGGTGTCTGTCGCtctgcgccgacgcgatcgtggCGCTGCGTCGTCTGCAAAAGTATTTTTTACTCccagaggcggcggcgacgacgatggagCTTCCGACGGAC TCCATGTCCGAGCCTGATGCACTCGTAGCGTCCATCTCTGGAGGATACTTCCACTGGACCGCGCCCGGTCCCACCGAGCAACCCTTCCTGAAGGACATCAACCTCGAGCTTCGCAGAGGCAAGCTCACCGTGGTGGTGGGCACAGTGGGTAGCGGGAAGTCGGCTCTGAtctccgcgctcctcggcgacatGCACCAGTGCGACGGatcggacggcgcgccgggtaTCGGTGGCGCGCCCAACATCCGCGGTACGGTTGCCTACGTGGCACAGGTCGCGTGGGTGCAATCGCTGTCGCTGAAAGATAACGTACTGTTCGGCAGAACCATGGATGAGGCCCAGTACCGAGAGGCGCTGGACGTCGCGTGCATGGAAGCGGACGTGGAGCAGCTTCCTCACGGTGATGAGACCGAAATCGGTGAGAAGGGAATCACGCTATCGGGCGGGCAGAAGCAGCGCACGGCGATTGCGAGGGCTGTTTATGCGGATGCCGATTTAGTCGTGATGGACGATCCGCTGTCGGCGCTTGATGCTCACGTGGGTAAGGACCTCTTCCGCAAGtgcatccgcggcgcgttgAGGGAGAAGGCCGTGTTGCTGGTCACGCACCAGCTGCAGTTCGTGAACCAGGCTGATCACGTCATCGTCATGTCCCAGGGGAAGATCGCCGAGCGGGGCACCTACGACGAGTTGGTCACGAAAGAAGGCAGCGTGTTCAAGGCGCTGATGGAGTCGTACCATGGTGAAGAGTCTGACTCCGAATCGGAACCCGGCGATGATGAGAAACAGGACACCGAAGGGCATGCCGAGGATATGGACGGCGA CAGCAAAGATTTGCGCAAGAGCAAGGACCTCGCGCCTCTGGctgcagccgccgcgggcgttgcgggcggcggcgcggagatcAAGGCCAAGATGGACAGCACCGACACCGGTAACACCATCacgaaggaggcgaggggcgagggcgccatCTCGTTCAAGACGTACAAGACCTACGTGTCAAAGATGGGCTCGCCGATGTGGCTCCTGTTCCTCCTTGCGATGGTAACCTTTGAGCGCCTGCTCTCCGTGTACACGAGCGTGTGGCTGGCGTACTGGTCCGAGAACCACTACGACCTCCCTCAGGGCGACTACCTGGCAATATACGCCGGCATCGGCATCGGACAGGCGGCTGTGTCGTGGGCGAGGACGTTCATGTGGGCGCTCGCGAGCTTAGTTGCCGCAAACAAGCTCCACCTGGCGCTCTTCCGGGCGACTCTGTCCACGCGGCTGTCCTTCTTTGACGTCACCCCGCTCGGCCGCGTGATCCAGCGGTTCACCAAGGACACGGCCGTGTTGGACAACACCTTAGGCAACAGCGTATCGTCGTTCACGTCCTTCGGCCTGCTCCTGTTGGGAACGCTCGCGGTGATGGCGTGGGTGATGCCGGCACTCATGCCCTGCCTGGTGCCCATCGGCGCTCTCTACTTTTACGTCCAGTACTTCTTCAGGCCCGGGTACAGGGAGGCgaagcgcctcgacggcatTAGCGGATCGCCTGTATACTCGCATTTTGGCGAGACCCTCACGGGTATCTCCACGATTCGCGCGTTTGGCCACCAGAGGCGGTTCATTAACGAAAACGAGACGAGGATTTCGATCAACCAGCGCGCAGATTATACACAAAAGTGCGGATGCGACCGATGGCTCCCAGTTCGTCTTGAAACGATCGGGAACTCCATCACGTTCGTCGTGGCAGTCCTCGGGGTGTGGCAGAGGGGTAGCACTtacgccgcgctggtgggCCTGACCCTCAGCTACGCCATCGACATGACCGGGCTGCTCTCCTGGCTCATCCGCATCATATCCGAGCTCGAGTCCAACATGGTGAGCGTGGAGAGAATCTCAGAGTATACCGAGCTTGAGACGGAGGAGTCAACGGGCGCAATCGTCAAGGGCGGACCAAAGAAGCCGCCATCTGGCTggccccccgcgggcgctATATCGTTCGAGCGACTGGAGATGAGGTACCGACCCAGCCTTCCTCTTGTGCTGAAAGGGATCTCGTTTGACGTCAAAGCTGGCGAGAAGGTTGGCATCTGCGGTCGCACCGGCAGCGGCAAGAGCTCcctcatcgtcgcgctctGGCGACTGGTGGAGCCCAGCGGCGGGCGGGTGTGGCTCGATGGCACCGACACGGGCACGCTCAGCCTGAAAGACCTCAGGAGCAGGATCACGTGCATACCCCAAGATCCCATCCTGTTCTCGGGTAACGTCCGCGATAACCTCGACCCGTTTAAGCaacacggcgacgaggaactctggttcgcgctcgaggccgtGCAGCTCAAGCaagccgtcggcgagcacggcctcgggctcgcggcgcccgtcgcggagtACGGCGAGAACTACAGCGCCGGACAGAGGCAGATGCTCTGCCTGGCGAGGGCCCTGCTGAGGGACACTAAAATCGTGtgcctcgacgaggcgacggcgtcggtggacCTCGAGACGGACAAGGTGATGcaggacgtcatcgccgatCAGTTCGCGTCTCGCACGATCCTGACCATCGCGCACCGCATCAACACCATCATCGAGAACGACAAGGTGGTCTGCCTCGAGCACGGTCGGTTGCAGCGCATGgactcaccggcggcgatgctGCGAGACCCGGAGAGCATGTTCGCCAAGTTGGTCGCGGAGACTGGCGAGCAGTCGGCTAGGAATttgcgcgcgagggcggaggagtgcgacgccgcgcgcgtcgcggggctgCCGATTCGCAGGGTGGGGAGCAAGGATAGGATTAAGACGGCGGGAAGCAAGGAGAActtggcgtcgccgttgggcaagtga
- the LHCP4 gene encoding prasinophyte specific light harvesting complex protein, chloroplast precursor (light harvesting complex protein, chlorophyll a/b binding, specific to prasinophytes; ChloroP and TargetP predict 32 aa cTP) yields the protein MSAMTMSASLTKVAVPTVGRKTVARRGAVKVQANMWPEPGTYPGAADADKTSPLGNDDVLSMQKAAEYEVIHGRWAMLAIPGIVAQEQATGVPWYETGALCTPSSCLENYYFPGAIAPLAPEGSGLPSFWAVLAFEVIFVGLAEAYRGGLTAPPKGFPSPADVGVYPGGRFDPFKFSEKVDMEEMKIKELKHCRLAMGAFLGCLAQQAYTGVGPVANLTAHLSDPSHNFFGSQTAPWNM from the exons ATGTCCGCCATGACCATGTCCGCTTCCCTCACCAAGGTCGCCGTCCCCACCGTGGGCCGTAagaccgtcgcgcgccgcggcgccgtcaagGTGCAGGCCAACATGTGGCCG GAGCCCGGAACgtaccccggcgccgccgacgcggacaagACCTCCCCTCTCGgcaacgacgacgtcctctcCATGCAGAAGGCGGCCGAGTACGAGGTTATCCACGGCAGGTGGGCGATGCTCGCCATCCCCGGCATCGTGGCGCAGGAGCAGGCCACCGGAGTGCCCTGGTACGAGACCGGCGCGCTGTGCACCCCTTCCTCATGCCTCGAGAACTACTACTTccccggcgccatcgcgcccctcgcccccgagggcTCGGGCCTCCCCTCCTTCTGGGCCGTGCTCGCCTTCGAGGTGATCTTCGttggcctcgccgaggcctaccgcggcggccttACCGCGCCCCCCAAGGGCTTCCCCTctcccgccgacgtcggcgtctaCCCCGGCGGCCGCTTCGATCCCTTCAAGTTCTCCGAGAAGGTCGACATGGAGGAGATGAAgatcaaggagctcaagcaCTGCCGCCTCGCCATGGGCGCGTTCCTCGGATGCCTCGCGCAGCAGGCGTACACCGGCGTCGGACCCGTCGCGAACCTCACCGCGCATCTCTCCGACCCGTCCCACAACTTCTTTGGCTCCCAGACCGCTCCCTGGAACATGTAA
- a CDS encoding predicted protein, producing the protein MQILEKAAASIGEGTSARAKSSDARGGRQTRRWSEPMDHGGAGFAQHERRRAAAARRRLAHLAGAVAEPAPTLRLEPCAAHLHPGTAVVVGGMVLDVTASPAPGASLRRGSSTPGVVRQNPGGVGRNIAEGIARLVGPHGTPPLLIAAVGDDLAGRALIDAWRAVGADPRGVRVCAAASTPVVTTVLDHDGEVAASVADTLTAETGVDPSWISSFADSIGRATVCVVDGNCTPECINHVVECTQRVVGEWANGEQKPIVWFEPVSVTKSVRANASLAKIDYASPNAAECRAMANAPRRGRGSNPRPMDSAIFEFTSAEAAVAEMRDDVEVLLDAGVGAVVLTLGALGCVLCRGGGGDWTHVPALKDGPPLRSLVGAGDALVAGACAALAAGRDDETAVCVGVALARRAAEVDGAVPAGHHSLRSLERDVAGTLASVRTVNRRRGDARRESVTSGCG; encoded by the coding sequence ATGCAGATTCTCGAAAAAGCTGCCGCGTCCATCGGAGAAGGCACCTCCGCACGAGCGAAAAGttccgacgcgcgcggtggacggcagACGCGTCGTTGGTCGGAACCGATGGatcacggcggcgcggggttcgcacaacacgagcgacgacgcgccgccgccgcgcgtcgccgcctggcgcacctcgccggcgcggtggcggagcccgcgccgacgctgcgcctcgagccgtgcgcggcgcacctGCACCCGGGCACCGCGGTGGTCGTCGGGGGGATGGTCCTCGACGTGACGGCCTCCCCAGCCCCGGGCGCGTCACTCCGCCGGGGCTCATCAAcccccggcgtcgtgcgccagAATCCCGGAGGCGTCGGCCGCAACATCGCCGAGGGcatcgcgcgtctcgtcggCCCCCACGGCACACCGCCGctgctcatcgccgccgtgggcgacgacctcgcgggccgcgcgctcatcgacgcgtggcgcgcggtgggcgcggacccgcgcggcgtgcgcgtgtgcgccgccgcgtccacacCCGTCGTCACGACGGTGCTCGatcacgacggcgaggtcgccgcgtcTGTCGCGGAcacgctcaccgcggagacGGGCGTCGACCCATCGTGGATCTCCTCATTCGCCGACTCCATAGGACGCGCCACGGTgtgcgtcgtcgacggtAACTGCACCCCGGAATGCATCAACCACGTCGTGGAATGTACCCAGCGCGTCGTGGGGGAGTGGGCCAACGGCGAACAGAAACCCATCGTGTGGTTCGAGCCCGTGTCCGTTACAAAGTCGGTTCGAGccaacgcgtcgctcgcgaagaTCGATTACGCGTCGCCAAACGCGGCGGAGTGTCGAGCgatggcgaacgcgccgcgccgcggacggggatcgaacccgcgaccgATGGACTCCGCCATCTTCGAGTTTAccagcgcggaggcggcggtggcggagatgcgggacgacgtggaggttttgctggacgcgggcgtcggcgcggtggtgctgACGTTGGGCGCGTTGGGTTGCGTGTTgtgtcgcggcgggggcggcgattGGACGCACGTGCCCGCGCTTAAGGACGGTCCGCCGCTGCGCAGCCtcgtgggcgccggggacgcgctggtggcgggggcgtgcgccgcgttggcggccgggagggacgacgagaccgcCGTTTGCGTCGGggtggcgctggcgcggcgagcggcggaggttgacggcgccgtgcccgcgggTCATCATTCGCTTCGATCGCTGGAGAGGGACGTGGCGGGGACGCTGGCGTCGGTTCGGACGGTtaatcgtcgtcgcggggacgcgcggcgcgagtcgGTGACGTCCGGGTGCGGGTGA
- a CDS encoding predicted protein, translated as MSWIYGSSGGTGFWDEQCKSERRIKEKWAATYGVDLKAKKEAEVEAEKAELAKAEAERLAREAANKPNDWRSRPKPWEVKGPGTWKTVIKPTGMTRTWVPTTAKKPPPGVGI; from the coding sequence ATGTCGTGGATCTACGGCTCGAGCGGAGGCACGGGCTTCTGGGACGAGCAGTGCAAGAGCGAACGACGAATCAAAGAGAAGTGGGCCGCCACCTACGGCGTGGACctcaaggcgaagaaggaggccgaggtcgaagccgagaaggccgagctcgccaaggccgaggcggagcgcctggcgcgggaggcggcgaacaaGCCCAACGACTGGAGGTCGCGGCCGAAGCCCTGGGAGGTGAAGGGGCCGGGGACGTGGAAGACGGTGATCAAACCCACGGGGATGACGCGCACGtgggtgccgacgacggcgaagaagcCGCCCCCCGGCGTGGGAATCTGA